The following proteins come from a genomic window of Castor canadensis chromosome 17, mCasCan1.hap1v2, whole genome shotgun sequence:
- the Plcd1 gene encoding 1-phosphatidylinositol 4,5-bisphosphate phosphodiesterase delta-1 isoform X3 → MQCLGVPSRSRSLSRSRELYLQEQSLKVAALNGQRMGLQDDKDLQALLKGSQLLKVKSSSWRRERFYKLQEDCKTIWQESRKVMRSPESQLFSIEDIQEVRMGHRTEGLEKFARDVPEDRCFSIVFKDQRNTLDLIAPSPADAQHWVQGLRKIIHHSGSMDQRQKLQHWIHSCLRKADKNKDNKMSFKELQNFLKELNIQVDDSYARKIFRECDHSQTDSLEDEEIEAFYKMLTKRVEIDRTFAEAAGSAETLSVDQLVAFLQHQQREEAAGPALALSLIERYEPSETAKAQRQMTKDGFLMYLLSADGSAFSLAHRRVYQDMGQPLSHYLVSSSHNTYLLEDQLTGPSSTEAYIRALCKGCRCLELDCWDGPNQEPVIYHGYTFTSKILFCDVLRAIRDYAFKASPYPVILSLENHCSLEQQRVMARHLRAILGPMLLDRPLDGVTTSLPSPEQLKGKILLKGKKLGGLLPPGGESGPEAAVVSDEDEAAEMEDEAVRSRVQHKPKEDKLRLVPELSDMVIYCKSVHFGGFSSPGTSGQAFYEMASFSENRALRLLQESGNGFVRHNVDHLSRIYPAGWRTDSSNYSPVEMWNGGCQIGFNPRWDTEFEFEVTVPELALVRFMVEDYDASSKNDFIGQTTIPWNSLKQGYRHVHLLSKNGDQHPSATLFVKISLQD, encoded by the exons GCCTACAGGATGACAAAGACCTACAGGCCCTGCTGAAAGGCAGCCAGCTTCTAAAGGTAAAGTCCAGCTCATGGCGGAGAGAGCGCTTCTACAAGTTGCAGGAGGACTGCAAGACCATCTGGCAGGAGTCCCGCAAGGTCATGAGGTCCCCAGAGTCCCAACTGT TCTCCATTGAGGACATTCAGGAGGTGCGAATGGGGCACCGCACAGAGGGTCTGGAGAAGTTTGCCCGTGACGTGCCTGAGGATCGCTGCTTCTCCATTGTCTTCAAGGACCAGCGCAACACACTAGACCTCATCGCTCCATCGCCCGCTGATGCCCAGCACTGGGTGCAGGGTCTGCGCAAGATCATCCACCATTCAGGTTCCATGGACCAGAGGCAGAAGCTGCAGCA CTGGATTCACTCCTGCTTGCGAAAAGCTGACAAAAACAAGGACAACAAGATGAGCTTCAAGGAGCTGCAGAACTTTCTGAAGGAGCTCAATATCCAGGTGGACGACAGCTATGCCCGGAAAATCTTCAGG GAATGTGACCACTCCCAGACAGACTCACTGGAGGATGAGGAGATTGAAGCCTTCTACAAGATGCTGACTAAGCGGGTGGAGATTGACCGCACTTTTGCAGAAGCTGCAGGCTCTGCAGAGACCCTATCAGTGGATCAGTTAGTGGCATTCCTGCAGCACCAGCAACGGGAGGAGGCAGCAGGGCCTGCACTGGCCCTCTCCCTCATTGAGCGCTACGAGCCCAGCGAGACTG CCAAGGCACAGAGGCAGATGACCAAGGATGGCTTCCTCATGTACCTGCTATCGGCTGATGGCAGCGCCTTCAGCCTGGCGCACCGGCGGGTCTACCAGGACATGGGCCAGCCACTCAGCCACTACCTGGTGTCCTCCTCCCACAATACCTACCTGCTGGAGGACCAGCTCACAGGACCCAGCAGTACAGAAGCCTACATCCG GGCTCTCTGCAAAGGCTGCCGCTGCTTGGAGCTCGACTGCTGGGATGGGCCCAACCAGGAGCCAGTCATCTACCATGGCTACACTTTCACTTCTAAGATCCTGTTTTGTGATGTGCTCAGAGCCATTAGGGACTACGCCTTCAAG GCATCCCCGTACCCAGTCATCCTGTCCCTGGAGAACCACTGCAGTCTGGAGCAGCAGCGTGTGATGGCGCGACACCTGCGTGCCATCCTGGGGCCCATGCTGTTGGACCGGCCACTGGATGGGGTTACTACAAGCCTACCCTCTCCTGAG CAACTGAAGGGGAAGATTCTGCTGAAGGGGAAGAAGCTTGGGGGGCTGCTACCCCCAGGAGGAGAAAGCGGCCCGGAGGCTGCTGTTGTGTCAGATGAAGATGAGGCTGCTGAGATGGAGGACGAGGCCGTGAGAAGCCGCGTGCAGCACAAGCCCAAG GAAGACAAGCTCAGGCTGGTGCCAGAGCTCTCCGACATGGTCATTTACTGCAAGAGTGTCCACTTTGGGGGCTTCTCCAGTCCTGGCACCTCTGGGCAGGCTTTCTATGAAATGGCGTCCTTCTCTGAGAACCGTGCCCTCCGACTGCTCCAAGAGTCAG GAAACGGCTTTGTCCGCCACAATGTGGACCACCTGAGCAGGATCTACCCGGCTGGATGGAGAACAGACTCCTCCAACTACAGCCCTGTGGAGATGTGGAATGGGGGCTGTCAGATTG GTTTCAACCCAAGGTGGGACACGGAATTTGAGTTTGAGGTGACTGTGCCTGAGCTTGCCTTGGTGCGCTTTATGGTGGAGGACTATGATGCTTCCTCTAAGAACGACTTCATTGGGCAGACCACCATCCCCTGGAATAGCCTGAAGCAGG GATACCGCCATGTCCACCTCTTATCTAAGAATGGAGACCAGCATCCATCAGCCACCCTCTTTGTGAAGATCTCCCTCCAGGACTAG
- the Plcd1 gene encoding 1-phosphatidylinositol 4,5-bisphosphate phosphodiesterase delta-1 isoform X2 — MDSGRDFLTLHGLQDDKDLQALLKGSQLLKVKSSSWRRERFYKLQEDCKTIWQESRKVMRSPESQLFSIEDIQEVRMGHRTEGLEKFARDVPEDRCFSIVFKDQRNTLDLIAPSPADAQHWVQGLRKIIHHSGSMDQRQKLQHWIHSCLRKADKNKDNKMSFKELQNFLKELNIQVDDSYARKIFRECDHSQTDSLEDEEIEAFYKMLTKRVEIDRTFAEAAGSAETLSVDQLVAFLQHQQREEAAGPALALSLIERYEPSETAKAQRQMTKDGFLMYLLSADGSAFSLAHRRVYQDMGQPLSHYLVSSSHNTYLLEDQLTGPSSTEAYIRALCKGCRCLELDCWDGPNQEPVIYHGYTFTSKILFCDVLRAIRDYAFKASPYPVILSLENHCSLEQQRVMARHLRAILGPMLLDRPLDGVTTSLPSPEQLKGKILLKGKKLGGLLPPGGESGPEAAVVSDEDEAAEMEDEAVRSRVQHKPKEDKLRLVPELSDMVIYCKSVHFGGFSSPGTSGQAFYEMASFSENRALRLLQESGNGFVRHNVDHLSRIYPAGWRTDSSNYSPVEMWNGGCQIVALNFQTPGPEMDVYQGRFQDNGACGYVLKPAFLRDPNTTFNSRALIQGPWWDPKRLNIRVITGQQLPKVNKNKNSIVDPKVTVEIHGVGRDMTSRQTAVITNNGFNPRWDTEFEFEVTVPELALVRFMVEDYDASSKNDFIGQTTIPWNSLKQGYRHVHLLSKNGDQHPSATLFVKISLQD, encoded by the exons GCCTACAGGATGACAAAGACCTACAGGCCCTGCTGAAAGGCAGCCAGCTTCTAAAGGTAAAGTCCAGCTCATGGCGGAGAGAGCGCTTCTACAAGTTGCAGGAGGACTGCAAGACCATCTGGCAGGAGTCCCGCAAGGTCATGAGGTCCCCAGAGTCCCAACTGT TCTCCATTGAGGACATTCAGGAGGTGCGAATGGGGCACCGCACAGAGGGTCTGGAGAAGTTTGCCCGTGACGTGCCTGAGGATCGCTGCTTCTCCATTGTCTTCAAGGACCAGCGCAACACACTAGACCTCATCGCTCCATCGCCCGCTGATGCCCAGCACTGGGTGCAGGGTCTGCGCAAGATCATCCACCATTCAGGTTCCATGGACCAGAGGCAGAAGCTGCAGCA CTGGATTCACTCCTGCTTGCGAAAAGCTGACAAAAACAAGGACAACAAGATGAGCTTCAAGGAGCTGCAGAACTTTCTGAAGGAGCTCAATATCCAGGTGGACGACAGCTATGCCCGGAAAATCTTCAGG GAATGTGACCACTCCCAGACAGACTCACTGGAGGATGAGGAGATTGAAGCCTTCTACAAGATGCTGACTAAGCGGGTGGAGATTGACCGCACTTTTGCAGAAGCTGCAGGCTCTGCAGAGACCCTATCAGTGGATCAGTTAGTGGCATTCCTGCAGCACCAGCAACGGGAGGAGGCAGCAGGGCCTGCACTGGCCCTCTCCCTCATTGAGCGCTACGAGCCCAGCGAGACTG CCAAGGCACAGAGGCAGATGACCAAGGATGGCTTCCTCATGTACCTGCTATCGGCTGATGGCAGCGCCTTCAGCCTGGCGCACCGGCGGGTCTACCAGGACATGGGCCAGCCACTCAGCCACTACCTGGTGTCCTCCTCCCACAATACCTACCTGCTGGAGGACCAGCTCACAGGACCCAGCAGTACAGAAGCCTACATCCG GGCTCTCTGCAAAGGCTGCCGCTGCTTGGAGCTCGACTGCTGGGATGGGCCCAACCAGGAGCCAGTCATCTACCATGGCTACACTTTCACTTCTAAGATCCTGTTTTGTGATGTGCTCAGAGCCATTAGGGACTACGCCTTCAAG GCATCCCCGTACCCAGTCATCCTGTCCCTGGAGAACCACTGCAGTCTGGAGCAGCAGCGTGTGATGGCGCGACACCTGCGTGCCATCCTGGGGCCCATGCTGTTGGACCGGCCACTGGATGGGGTTACTACAAGCCTACCCTCTCCTGAG CAACTGAAGGGGAAGATTCTGCTGAAGGGGAAGAAGCTTGGGGGGCTGCTACCCCCAGGAGGAGAAAGCGGCCCGGAGGCTGCTGTTGTGTCAGATGAAGATGAGGCTGCTGAGATGGAGGACGAGGCCGTGAGAAGCCGCGTGCAGCACAAGCCCAAG GAAGACAAGCTCAGGCTGGTGCCAGAGCTCTCCGACATGGTCATTTACTGCAAGAGTGTCCACTTTGGGGGCTTCTCCAGTCCTGGCACCTCTGGGCAGGCTTTCTATGAAATGGCGTCCTTCTCTGAGAACCGTGCCCTCCGACTGCTCCAAGAGTCAG GAAACGGCTTTGTCCGCCACAATGTGGACCACCTGAGCAGGATCTACCCGGCTGGATGGAGAACAGACTCCTCCAACTACAGCCCTGTGGAGATGTGGAATGGGGGCTGTCAGATTG TGGCTCTGAACTTCCAGACCCCTGGGCCAGAGATGGACGTGTACCAGGGTCGCTTCCAGGATAATGGGGCCTGTGGGTATGTGCTGAAACCTGCCTTCCTGAGAGACCCCAACACCACCTTCAACTCACGTGCTCTGATTCAGGGGCCCTGGTGGGACCCGAAGCGGCTCAACATCAGG GTCATCACTGGACAGCAGCTGCCAAAAGTCAATAAGAATAAGAATTCAATTGTAGATCCCAAAGTGACGGTGGAGATCCATGGTGTGGGCCGGGACATGACCAGCCGCCAGACTGCAGTAATCACCAATAATG GTTTCAACCCAAGGTGGGACACGGAATTTGAGTTTGAGGTGACTGTGCCTGAGCTTGCCTTGGTGCGCTTTATGGTGGAGGACTATGATGCTTCCTCTAAGAACGACTTCATTGGGCAGACCACCATCCCCTGGAATAGCCTGAAGCAGG GATACCGCCATGTCCACCTCTTATCTAAGAATGGAGACCAGCATCCATCAGCCACCCTCTTTGTGAAGATCTCCCTCCAGGACTAG
- the Plcd1 gene encoding 1-phosphatidylinositol 4,5-bisphosphate phosphodiesterase delta-1 isoform X1 produces MQCLGVPSRSRSLSRSRELYLQEQSLKVAALNGQRMGLQDDKDLQALLKGSQLLKVKSSSWRRERFYKLQEDCKTIWQESRKVMRSPESQLFSIEDIQEVRMGHRTEGLEKFARDVPEDRCFSIVFKDQRNTLDLIAPSPADAQHWVQGLRKIIHHSGSMDQRQKLQHWIHSCLRKADKNKDNKMSFKELQNFLKELNIQVDDSYARKIFRECDHSQTDSLEDEEIEAFYKMLTKRVEIDRTFAEAAGSAETLSVDQLVAFLQHQQREEAAGPALALSLIERYEPSETAKAQRQMTKDGFLMYLLSADGSAFSLAHRRVYQDMGQPLSHYLVSSSHNTYLLEDQLTGPSSTEAYIRALCKGCRCLELDCWDGPNQEPVIYHGYTFTSKILFCDVLRAIRDYAFKASPYPVILSLENHCSLEQQRVMARHLRAILGPMLLDRPLDGVTTSLPSPEQLKGKILLKGKKLGGLLPPGGESGPEAAVVSDEDEAAEMEDEAVRSRVQHKPKEDKLRLVPELSDMVIYCKSVHFGGFSSPGTSGQAFYEMASFSENRALRLLQESGNGFVRHNVDHLSRIYPAGWRTDSSNYSPVEMWNGGCQIVALNFQTPGPEMDVYQGRFQDNGACGYVLKPAFLRDPNTTFNSRALIQGPWWDPKRLNIRVITGQQLPKVNKNKNSIVDPKVTVEIHGVGRDMTSRQTAVITNNGFNPRWDTEFEFEVTVPELALVRFMVEDYDASSKNDFIGQTTIPWNSLKQGYRHVHLLSKNGDQHPSATLFVKISLQD; encoded by the exons GCCTACAGGATGACAAAGACCTACAGGCCCTGCTGAAAGGCAGCCAGCTTCTAAAGGTAAAGTCCAGCTCATGGCGGAGAGAGCGCTTCTACAAGTTGCAGGAGGACTGCAAGACCATCTGGCAGGAGTCCCGCAAGGTCATGAGGTCCCCAGAGTCCCAACTGT TCTCCATTGAGGACATTCAGGAGGTGCGAATGGGGCACCGCACAGAGGGTCTGGAGAAGTTTGCCCGTGACGTGCCTGAGGATCGCTGCTTCTCCATTGTCTTCAAGGACCAGCGCAACACACTAGACCTCATCGCTCCATCGCCCGCTGATGCCCAGCACTGGGTGCAGGGTCTGCGCAAGATCATCCACCATTCAGGTTCCATGGACCAGAGGCAGAAGCTGCAGCA CTGGATTCACTCCTGCTTGCGAAAAGCTGACAAAAACAAGGACAACAAGATGAGCTTCAAGGAGCTGCAGAACTTTCTGAAGGAGCTCAATATCCAGGTGGACGACAGCTATGCCCGGAAAATCTTCAGG GAATGTGACCACTCCCAGACAGACTCACTGGAGGATGAGGAGATTGAAGCCTTCTACAAGATGCTGACTAAGCGGGTGGAGATTGACCGCACTTTTGCAGAAGCTGCAGGCTCTGCAGAGACCCTATCAGTGGATCAGTTAGTGGCATTCCTGCAGCACCAGCAACGGGAGGAGGCAGCAGGGCCTGCACTGGCCCTCTCCCTCATTGAGCGCTACGAGCCCAGCGAGACTG CCAAGGCACAGAGGCAGATGACCAAGGATGGCTTCCTCATGTACCTGCTATCGGCTGATGGCAGCGCCTTCAGCCTGGCGCACCGGCGGGTCTACCAGGACATGGGCCAGCCACTCAGCCACTACCTGGTGTCCTCCTCCCACAATACCTACCTGCTGGAGGACCAGCTCACAGGACCCAGCAGTACAGAAGCCTACATCCG GGCTCTCTGCAAAGGCTGCCGCTGCTTGGAGCTCGACTGCTGGGATGGGCCCAACCAGGAGCCAGTCATCTACCATGGCTACACTTTCACTTCTAAGATCCTGTTTTGTGATGTGCTCAGAGCCATTAGGGACTACGCCTTCAAG GCATCCCCGTACCCAGTCATCCTGTCCCTGGAGAACCACTGCAGTCTGGAGCAGCAGCGTGTGATGGCGCGACACCTGCGTGCCATCCTGGGGCCCATGCTGTTGGACCGGCCACTGGATGGGGTTACTACAAGCCTACCCTCTCCTGAG CAACTGAAGGGGAAGATTCTGCTGAAGGGGAAGAAGCTTGGGGGGCTGCTACCCCCAGGAGGAGAAAGCGGCCCGGAGGCTGCTGTTGTGTCAGATGAAGATGAGGCTGCTGAGATGGAGGACGAGGCCGTGAGAAGCCGCGTGCAGCACAAGCCCAAG GAAGACAAGCTCAGGCTGGTGCCAGAGCTCTCCGACATGGTCATTTACTGCAAGAGTGTCCACTTTGGGGGCTTCTCCAGTCCTGGCACCTCTGGGCAGGCTTTCTATGAAATGGCGTCCTTCTCTGAGAACCGTGCCCTCCGACTGCTCCAAGAGTCAG GAAACGGCTTTGTCCGCCACAATGTGGACCACCTGAGCAGGATCTACCCGGCTGGATGGAGAACAGACTCCTCCAACTACAGCCCTGTGGAGATGTGGAATGGGGGCTGTCAGATTG TGGCTCTGAACTTCCAGACCCCTGGGCCAGAGATGGACGTGTACCAGGGTCGCTTCCAGGATAATGGGGCCTGTGGGTATGTGCTGAAACCTGCCTTCCTGAGAGACCCCAACACCACCTTCAACTCACGTGCTCTGATTCAGGGGCCCTGGTGGGACCCGAAGCGGCTCAACATCAGG GTCATCACTGGACAGCAGCTGCCAAAAGTCAATAAGAATAAGAATTCAATTGTAGATCCCAAAGTGACGGTGGAGATCCATGGTGTGGGCCGGGACATGACCAGCCGCCAGACTGCAGTAATCACCAATAATG GTTTCAACCCAAGGTGGGACACGGAATTTGAGTTTGAGGTGACTGTGCCTGAGCTTGCCTTGGTGCGCTTTATGGTGGAGGACTATGATGCTTCCTCTAAGAACGACTTCATTGGGCAGACCACCATCCCCTGGAATAGCCTGAAGCAGG GATACCGCCATGTCCACCTCTTATCTAAGAATGGAGACCAGCATCCATCAGCCACCCTCTTTGTGAAGATCTCCCTCCAGGACTAG